In Archocentrus centrarchus isolate MPI-CPG fArcCen1 chromosome 22, fArcCen1, whole genome shotgun sequence, one DNA window encodes the following:
- the LOC115772644 gene encoding protein tyrosine phosphatase type IVA 2-like produces MNRPAPVEISYDCLRFLITHNPTNAQLGRFIEDLKAFGVNTLVRVCTATYDKTPVEQEGIHVLDWPFDDGSAPPDQVVDDWLSLLQTKFRDEPGSCVAVHCVAGLGRAPVLVALALIECGMEYEDAVHLIRQKRRGALNAKQLHYLENYKPKLCLRSKDANGQSCCVQ; encoded by the exons ATGAACCGGCCGGCTCCAGTGGAGATCTCCTATGACTGTCTGAGGTTCCTCATCACGCACAATCCCACCAATGCACAACTGGGAAGGTTTATAGAG GATCTGAAAGCATTCGGAGTAAACACCCTAGTGAGAGTGTGCACTGCTACGTATGATAAGACGCCGGTGGAACAAGAAGGCATACACGTTCTG GATTGGCCGTTTGATGATGGCTCCGCCCCACCAGACCAGGTGGTCGACGATTGGCTGAGCCTTCTGCAGACGAAGTTTCGAGACGAGCCCGGCTCCTGCGTGGCTGTGCACTGTGTCGCAGGACTGGGACG AGCTCCCGTGTTGGTGGCCCTGGCTCTGATTGAATGTGGGATGGAGTATGAAGATGCGGTGCACTTAATAAGACA GAAGCGCCGCGGAGCTTTGAACGCCAAGCAGCTGCACTACCTGGAGAACTACAAGCCCAAACTGTGTCTGCGCTCCAAAGATGCCAACGGGCAAAGCTGCTGCGTACAGTAG